From Drosophila suzukii chromosome 2R, CBGP_Dsuzu_IsoJpt1.0, whole genome shotgun sequence, a single genomic window includes:
- the LOC108010264 gene encoding uncharacterized protein, which produces MYEITKPKVIFCDLDNYQTLSAVKSSLKFKTEIILLTGTLPGVRNIQDLLAEGCTGYDEKTLFACPHLSGDDTAFIITSSGVTGLPKGVTRSHRSLLNSAKIPQLFTSETVLFCISPLYWISCIFTLLASLVNGCRRIITNRPYSVEYFTDLVERHQVSFVLTVPHHMAMLAKSPQRQELAARMQAVQSFVCSGSKVPLGIWRELYELLGADRFAVLYGLTEIGGISKNVGGPLGSEGKLLRNVQVRLVDAHGQSLGPNQTGQILVRLRLRWGGYYHNPQETQVTVTPDGKWLLTGDQGYFDDSGCLHYQTRDSDVFKYNHFPIYPKQIEDVILHLPGVQEVAVFAIPNEMSTNLTACAVVRDQDELGGQLTEADVKAIVEQHLSEAYHIRGGVFFVDNLPKTQNNKIQRRRIWPELSEATTHL; this is translated from the exons ATGTACGAGATCACCAAGCCCAAGGTGATATTCTGTGACCTGGACAACTATCAGACCTTGAGCGCGGTTAAAAGCAGTCTCAAGTTCAAAACTGAGATCATCCTGCTCACAGGAACTCTACCGGGAGTGCGTAATATTCAGGATCTGCTGGCTGAGGGTTGCACTGGTTACGACGAAAAAACACT CTTTGCCTGCCCGCATTTGAGTGGCGATGATACGGCCTTCATCATCACCTCCTCGGGGGTAACCGGTTTGCCCAAGGGCGTAACCCGTTCGCATCGCAGTCTTCTGAACAGTGCCAAAAT CCCTCAGTTGTTCACCTCGGAGACAGTGCTGTTCTGCATCAGCCCACTCTACTGGATCAGCTGCATCTTCACCCTGCTTGCCTCGCTGGTCAATGGATGTCGCAGAATCATTACGAATCGTCCTTATAGCGTGGAATACTTTACAGATCTGGTGGAGAGACACCAGGTGAGCTTCGTGCTCACAGTGCCTCACCACATGGCCATGTTGGCCAAGAGTCCCCAGAGACAGGAGCTCGCTGCCAGGATGCAGGCCGTCCAGTCTTTCGTGTGCAGTGGATCGAAGGTTCCTCTGGGTATCTGGCGGGAGTTGTACGAGCTCCTGGGTGCCGACAGGTTTGCCGTGCTCTATGGCCTGACCGAGATCGGAGGCATCTCCAAGAATGTGGGAGGACCACTGGGCAGTGAGGGCAAGCTGCTGCGAAATGTTCAGGTGCGCCTGGTGGATGCACATGGTCAGTCCTTGGGTCCCAACCAGACGGGTCAGATCTTGGTCAGGCTAAGGCTTCGATGGGGTGGCTACTATCACAATCCCCAGGAGACCCAGGTCACTGTTACGCCCGACGGAAAGTGGCTTCTTACTGGGGATCAGGGGTACTTCGATGACAGTGGATGCCTGCACTACCAGACCCGTGACTCGGATGTCTTTAAGTACaatcactttcccatctaccCCAAGCAAATCGAGGACGTAATACTCCATTTACCCGGAGTCCAGGAAGTGGCCGTATTCGCCATTCCCAATGAGATGTCCACCAATCTAACAGCCTGTGCTGTGGTCCGTGATCAGGATGAACTGGGTGGACAACTGACCGAGGCGGATGTGAAGGCCATTGTAGAGCAGCACCTCAGCGAGGCCTATCACATACGCGGTGGAGTGTTCTTTGTGGACAATCTCCCGAAGACCCAGAACAACAAGATTCAGCGCAGGAGAATCTGGCCAGAATTGAGTGAGGCCACAACCCATCTGTGA
- the LOC108010263 gene encoding luciferin 4-monooxygenase — translation MSCEVHYDAASRTWFGPRGKDFYGPEMTLGEVIMRVLRINADQVMQHCDPTGQELTGSQLAQQSARIAQAFKRLGLRKGDVIGISANNSTYLTSVVIAALLRGIPINPLHPEFTEETVKYMYDITEPKVIFCDVENYSVIKSVNERLINPAQIYLVNGKIDGVPDIFELLNNDECILAAAYVPCPKLHGDHTAFIVCSSGTTGMPKGVTRSHRSLLGNCKNPNTYTRDSVLLSFSPLYWISGTIILLASLLNGCRRIITNRPYSVEYLLQLVASHKVTFLFLASHQIALLSKYDSDMMELKAQLQSIRVLIGAGSKVCKAVSRRMYELIGSQRFIVGYGLSEMGGLSKNVGGPVGCEGKVMRNVELRVLDKLKMPLGINEVGIVYARLRYKWEGYYRNPEATRRALSSDGMWFRTGDIGYLDSEGHLYIQTRDTDVFKFNNFQIYPEQIEEFILRLPGVSEACVFGIPNDVATNLTACAVVRTKSPEGERLTGDQIRNIVERHLSGAYHIRGGVYFIDSLPKTPNDKLQRRKVFGLIQQLENKAQ, via the exons ATGAGCTGCGAGGTGCACTACGATGCCGCTTCGCGAACTTGGTTCGGACCGCGGGGCAAGGACTTCTATGGTCCGGAGATGACCCTGGGCGAGGTGATCATGCGCGTGCTCCGGATCAACGCCGATCAGGTGATGCAGCACTGCGATCCCACGGGACAGGAGCTCACCGGAAGTCAACTGGCTCAGCAGAGTGCCCGTATCGCTCAGGCCTTCAAGAGATTGGGATTACGGAAAGGAGATGTCATTGGAATCTCGGCAAATAATTCCACCTACCTGACCAGCGTGGTGATCGCTGCTCTGCTCCGTGGAATCCCCATCAACCCACTGCATCCGGAGTTTACAGAGG AGACTGTCAAGTACATGTATGACATTACCGAGCCGAAGGTAATCTTTTGCGATGTGGAGAACTATTCCGTAATTAAGTCGGTCAATGAGAGATTAATCAATCCCGCCCAGATTTATCTTGTGAATGGGAAAATTGATGGGGTGCCAGATATCTTCGAGCTACTTAATAATGATGAGTGCATTTTGGCAGCCGC ATATGTACCCTGCCCGAAATTGCATGGCGATCACACGGCATTTATTGTGTGTTCCTCGGGAACTACGGGAATGCCAAAGGGCGTGACCCGATCGCACCGCAGCTTACTAGGTAATTGCAAAAA CCCGAACACCTACACCAGAGATAGCGTGCTGCTGTCGTTCAGTCCCCTCTACTGGATATCGGGAACCATTATTCTGCTGGCCTCCCTCCTCAACGGCTGTCGTCGGATCATAACCAACCGGCCTTATAGCGTGGAGTACCTCCTCCAGCTGGTGGCGAGTCACAAGGTGACCTTCCTGTTCCTGGCCTCCCACCAGATTGCCCTGCTCTCGAAATATGACAGTGATATGATGGAACTTAAGGCCCAGTTGCAATCCATTCGGGTTCTGATTGGCGCTGGATCCAAGGTGTGCAAGGCGGTGTCCCGCAGAATGTACGAGTTGATAGGAAGCCAGAGGTTTATAGTGGGTTACGGACTTTCCGAGATGGGAGGCCTGAGCAAAAATGTGGGAGGACCAGTGGGATGTGAGGGAAAGGTGATGAGGAATGTGGAACTGCGAGTCCTGGACAAACTGAAGATGCCACTGGGCATCAACGAAGTGGGCATCGTTTATGCCCGATTGCGATATAAATGGGAGGGCTATTACCGAAATCCTGAGGCCACCAGGAGAGCCCTCAGCTCGGATGGAATGTGGTTTCGCACCGGAGACATTGGTTACTTGGACAGCGAGGGCCATTTGTACATCCAGACACGGGACACCGATGTCTTTAAGTTCAACAACTTTCAGATCTACCCCGAACAGATCGAGGAGTTCATCCTGAGGTTACCTGGGGTGAGTGAGGCCTGTGTATTTGGCATACCCAACGATGTGGCCACCAATCTAACAGCTTGCGCCGTGGTCCGTACTAAAAGTCCGGAAGGTGAGCGCCTCACGGGGGATCAAATTCGGAATATAGTCGAGAGGCACTTAAGCGGAGCCTACCACATTCGAGGAGGTGTATATTTCATCGACAGTCTGCCAAAAACACCTAATGACAAGCTGCAGAGGCGAAAGGTCTTTGGTCTTATTCAACAGCTAGAAAATAAAGCTCaataa